The Hydrogenophaga crocea genome contains a region encoding:
- a CDS encoding branched-chain amino acid ABC transporter permease — protein sequence MFYRENGQFKTSYRADQQIFPIAQDRWLILALIAFAFLAVPMLASDYLMRAILIPFLIMSLAALGVNILVGYCGQITLGSGAFMAVGAYMAYNFFVRIPGMPLIPALLLGGLCATVFGVLFGLPSLRVKGLYLAVATLAAQFFADWMFLRVKWFVNDSPSGSVSVNNLQVFGLPIESAVSKYLFCLAVLVVLALLAKNLVRSAIGREWMAIRDMDVAAAVIGIRPMYAKLTAFAVSSFIIGVAGGLWAFVYLGAWEPAAFGVDVSFRLLFMVIIGGLGSIMGAFFGAGFIVVLPIVLNQVLPEIAGLFGMTMSTAAVSHVELMVFGGLIVWFLIVEPHGLARLWSIGKQKLRLWPFPH from the coding sequence ATGTTCTACAGGGAAAACGGTCAGTTCAAGACCTCCTACCGCGCCGACCAGCAGATCTTCCCGATCGCACAGGACCGCTGGCTCATCCTCGCGCTCATCGCCTTCGCCTTCCTCGCGGTGCCCATGCTCGCGAGCGACTACCTGATGCGCGCGATCCTGATCCCCTTCCTGATCATGTCGCTCGCCGCGCTCGGGGTGAACATCCTCGTGGGCTATTGCGGCCAGATCACGCTGGGCTCGGGCGCCTTCATGGCGGTGGGCGCCTACATGGCCTACAACTTCTTCGTGCGCATTCCCGGCATGCCGCTGATCCCGGCGCTGCTGCTCGGCGGGCTGTGCGCCACGGTGTTCGGCGTGCTGTTCGGCCTGCCCAGCCTGCGCGTGAAGGGCCTGTACCTCGCGGTGGCCACGCTGGCCGCGCAGTTCTTCGCCGACTGGATGTTCCTGCGCGTGAAGTGGTTCGTGAACGACTCGCCCTCGGGCTCGGTCTCGGTGAACAACCTGCAGGTCTTCGGCCTGCCGATCGAGAGCGCGGTGAGCAAATACCTGTTCTGCCTCGCGGTGCTGGTGGTGCTCGCGCTGCTCGCGAAGAACCTGGTGCGCTCGGCCATCGGCCGCGAGTGGATGGCCATCCGCGACATGGACGTGGCCGCGGCGGTGATCGGCATCCGCCCCATGTACGCCAAGCTCACGGCCTTCGCGGTGAGCAGCTTCATCATCGGCGTGGCCGGCGGCCTCTGGGCCTTCGTCTACCTGGGCGCCTGGGAGCCCGCGGCCTTCGGTGTCGACGTGTCCTTCCGCCTGCTGTTCATGGTGATCATCGGTGGCCTGGGCTCGATCATGGGGGCCTTCTTCGGCGCCGGCTTCATCGTGGTGCTGCCCATCGTGCTCAACCAGGTGCTGCCCGAGATCGCCGGCCTGTTCGGCATGACCATGTCCACCGCCGCGGTCTCGCACGTCGAACTCATGGTGTTCGGCGGCCTGATCGTCTGGTTCCTGATCGTCGAGCCGCACGGGCTGGCTCGTCTGTGGTCCATCGGCAAGCAGAAGCTGCGCCTGTGGCCCTTCCCGCACTGA
- a CDS encoding branched-chain amino acid ABC transporter permease produces the protein MAFFLEALFGGLMAGMLYSLVALGFVLIFKASGVFNFAQGAMVLFAALAMARFAEWVPQWIGIDNRVLANVIAFVLAGALMWVVAWLIERLVLRHLVNQEGVTLLMATLGITYFLDGLGQTLFGSNIYAINVGMPKDPVFLFESTFQGGVLVNLEDVYAACIAALLVATLSLFFQKTSTGRALRAVADDHQAAQSIGIPLNRIWVIVWFVAGITALVAGIIWGSKLGVQFSLTTLALRALPVVILGGLTSVPGAIIGGLIIGVGEKLSEVYIGPFVGGGIEIWFAYVLALVFLLFRPQGLFGEKIIDRV, from the coding sequence ATGGCTTTCTTCCTCGAAGCACTTTTCGGCGGCCTCATGGCCGGCATGCTCTATTCGCTCGTGGCGCTGGGCTTCGTGCTCATCTTCAAGGCCTCGGGCGTCTTCAACTTCGCGCAGGGCGCGATGGTGCTGTTCGCGGCGCTCGCGATGGCGCGCTTCGCCGAGTGGGTGCCGCAGTGGATCGGCATCGACAACCGCGTGCTCGCCAACGTCATCGCCTTCGTGCTCGCGGGTGCGCTGATGTGGGTCGTGGCCTGGCTGATCGAACGCCTGGTGCTGCGCCACCTGGTGAACCAGGAGGGCGTGACGCTGCTCATGGCCACGCTGGGCATCACCTACTTCCTCGACGGCCTGGGCCAGACCCTGTTCGGCTCCAACATCTACGCCATCAACGTGGGCATGCCCAAGGACCCGGTGTTCCTGTTCGAGAGCACCTTCCAGGGCGGCGTGCTCGTGAACCTCGAAGACGTGTACGCGGCCTGCATCGCCGCGCTGCTGGTGGCCACGCTCTCGCTGTTCTTCCAGAAGACCAGCACCGGCCGCGCCCTGCGCGCCGTGGCCGACGACCACCAGGCGGCGCAGTCCATCGGCATTCCGCTCAACCGCATCTGGGTGATCGTGTGGTTCGTGGCCGGCATCACCGCGCTGGTGGCCGGCATCATCTGGGGCTCCAAGCTCGGCGTGCAGTTCTCGCTCACCACGCTGGCGCTGCGCGCCCTGCCCGTGGTGATCCTGGGCGGCCTCACCTCGGTGCCCGGCGCCATCATCGGCGGCCTGATCATCGGCGTGGGCGAGAAGCTCTCCGAGGTCTACATCGGCCCCTTCGTGGGCGGTGGCATCGAAATCTGGTTCGCCTACGTGCTGGCCCTCGTCTTCCTCCTCTTCCGCCCGCAAGGTCTGTTCGGCGAGAAGATCATCGACCGCGTCTGA
- a CDS encoding ABC transporter ATP-binding protein, whose translation MSDSKKIGEVILDVKNISLRFGGVKALTDISFNVREHEVRAIIGPNGAGKSSMLNCINGVYQPQEGSISFRGQTFKHMNSRQVAEMGIARTFQNLALFKGMSVIDNIMTGRNLRIKSGLLSQAFRNPFGLGGAQKEEEQHREFVEHIIDFLEIQAYRKTPVGTLPYGLQKRVDLGRALAMEPRMLLLDEPMAGMNLEEKQDMSRFILDVNDEFGTTIVLIEHDMGVVMDISDRVVVLDYGKKIGDGTPQEVRSNEEVISAYLGTSH comes from the coding sequence ATGAGCGATAGCAAGAAGATCGGCGAGGTCATCCTCGACGTGAAGAACATCAGCCTGCGCTTCGGCGGCGTGAAGGCGCTCACCGACATCAGCTTCAACGTGCGCGAGCACGAGGTGCGCGCCATCATCGGCCCCAACGGCGCCGGCAAGAGCTCCATGCTCAACTGCATCAACGGCGTGTACCAACCGCAAGAGGGCTCGATCAGCTTCCGCGGCCAGACCTTCAAGCACATGAACAGCCGCCAGGTGGCCGAGATGGGCATCGCGCGCACCTTCCAGAACCTGGCGCTGTTCAAGGGCATGAGCGTGATCGACAACATCATGACCGGGCGCAACCTGCGCATCAAAAGCGGTCTGTTGTCGCAGGCGTTCCGCAACCCCTTCGGCCTGGGCGGCGCACAGAAGGAAGAAGAACAGCACCGCGAGTTCGTCGAGCACATCATCGACTTCCTCGAGATCCAGGCCTACCGCAAGACGCCCGTGGGCACCCTGCCCTACGGCCTGCAAAAGCGCGTCGACCTGGGCCGCGCGCTCGCCATGGAGCCGCGCATGCTGCTGCTCGACGAGCCCATGGCCGGCATGAACCTCGAGGAGAAGCAGGACATGAGCCGCTTCATCCTCGACGTCAACGACGAGTTCGGCACCACCATCGTGCTGATCGAGCACGACATGGGCGTGGTCATGGACATCTCCGACCGCGTGGTGGTGCTCGACTACGGCAAGAAGATCGGCGACGGCACCCCGCAGGAGGTGCGCAGCAACGAGGAGGTCATCAGCGCCTACCTCGGCACCTCCCACTGA
- a CDS encoding AMP-dependent synthetase/ligase yields the protein MQSTFPQRLLEHARQRPDAPAMREKEYGIWQTTSWSQMAQLVEAVACGLHQAGLQRGEHLVVIGANRPRLYAAMLAAQSLGAIPVPLYQDAVAAECVFPLTNAEVRFAIVEDQEQVDKMLEVREQCPALSHVYYDDPRGLRNYDQPGLHSLDALIEAGRTHAQAHPGLFAQQVAQGQPDDVAAMFFTSGTTGNPKGVVHTHRSLLDRAAAGSRFDRLGPQDEVLAYLPPAWVGQNIFSYAQWLVTGYVVNCPESSGTVTIDLKEIGPTYYFAPPRVFEGLLTSVMIRMEDAGALKRKLFHTCMALARRVGPDLMDRKPVGLLDRLKYRLGDWLVYGPLRNNLGLSRVRVAYTAGEAIGPDLFSFYRSIGINLKQLYGSTETAVFVCLQPDNEARADTVGVPCEGVEIKLSESGEILVKSPGLLKGYYKNPQATAEVLTADGWYHTSDAGFIDASGHLKIIDRVKDVGRLKGGAHDGAMFAPKYVENKLKFFSHIKEAVAFGDQREKVCVMINIDFEAVGNWAERRNLPYTGYTDLASKPEVYALIQECVEQVNADLARDALLAGSQISRFLVLHKELDADDGELTRTNKVRRGFIGDKYQVLVDALYGGQSEQYIETQVKFEDGRTGSVSATLQIRDAKTFAPVKAAA from the coding sequence ATGCAGTCCACGTTCCCCCAGCGCCTGCTGGAGCACGCCCGGCAACGGCCCGACGCGCCGGCCATGCGCGAGAAGGAGTACGGCATCTGGCAGACCACGAGCTGGTCGCAGATGGCGCAACTCGTCGAGGCGGTCGCCTGCGGCCTGCACCAGGCCGGGCTGCAGCGCGGCGAGCACCTGGTGGTCATCGGGGCCAACCGCCCGCGCCTGTACGCCGCCATGCTGGCCGCACAGTCGCTGGGCGCCATCCCCGTGCCGCTCTACCAGGACGCGGTGGCCGCCGAGTGCGTGTTCCCGCTCACCAACGCCGAGGTGCGCTTCGCCATCGTCGAAGACCAGGAACAGGTCGACAAGATGCTCGAGGTGCGCGAGCAGTGCCCCGCGCTGAGCCACGTCTACTACGACGACCCGCGCGGCCTGCGCAACTACGACCAGCCCGGCCTGCACAGCCTGGACGCGCTGATCGAGGCCGGCCGCACGCACGCCCAGGCCCACCCCGGCCTGTTCGCGCAGCAGGTGGCCCAGGGCCAGCCCGACGACGTGGCCGCCATGTTCTTCACCAGCGGCACCACGGGCAACCCCAAGGGCGTGGTGCACACCCACCGCTCGCTGCTCGACCGCGCGGCCGCGGGTTCGCGCTTCGACAGGCTCGGCCCGCAGGACGAGGTGCTGGCCTACCTGCCGCCGGCCTGGGTCGGCCAGAACATCTTCTCGTACGCGCAGTGGCTGGTCACGGGCTACGTGGTGAACTGCCCCGAGAGCAGCGGCACCGTCACCATCGACCTCAAAGAGATCGGCCCCACCTACTACTTCGCGCCGCCGCGCGTGTTCGAGGGCCTGCTCACCAGCGTGATGATCCGCATGGAAGACGCGGGCGCGCTCAAGCGCAAGCTGTTCCACACCTGCATGGCGCTCGCGCGCCGCGTCGGCCCCGACCTGATGGACCGCAAGCCCGTGGGCCTGCTCGACCGCCTCAAGTACCGCCTGGGCGACTGGCTGGTGTACGGCCCGCTGCGCAACAACCTGGGCCTGAGCCGCGTGCGCGTGGCCTACACCGCGGGCGAGGCCATCGGCCCCGACCTATTCAGCTTCTACCGCTCCATCGGCATCAACCTCAAGCAGCTCTACGGCTCCACCGAGACCGCGGTGTTCGTGTGCCTGCAGCCCGACAACGAAGCCCGCGCCGACACCGTGGGCGTGCCCTGCGAGGGCGTGGAGATCAAGCTCAGCGAGAGCGGCGAGATCCTGGTGAAGTCGCCCGGTCTGCTCAAGGGCTACTACAAGAACCCGCAGGCCACGGCCGAGGTGCTCACCGCCGACGGCTGGTACCACACCAGCGACGCCGGCTTCATCGACGCCAGCGGCCACCTCAAGATCATCGACCGCGTGAAGGACGTGGGCCGCCTCAAAGGCGGCGCGCACGACGGCGCGATGTTCGCGCCCAAGTACGTCGAGAACAAGCTCAAATTCTTCTCGCACATCAAGGAGGCCGTGGCCTTCGGCGACCAGCGCGAGAAGGTCTGCGTGATGATCAACATCGACTTCGAGGCCGTGGGCAACTGGGCCGAGCGCCGCAACCTGCCCTACACCGGCTACACCGACCTCGCGAGCAAGCCCGAGGTGTACGCGCTGATCCAGGAATGCGTGGAGCAGGTCAACGCCGACCTGGCGCGCGACGCCCTGCTCGCGGGCAGCCAGATCAGCCGCTTCCTGGTGCTGCACAAGGAACTCGACGCCGACGACGGCGAGCTCACGCGCACCAACAAGGTCCGCCGCGGCTTCATCGGCGACAAGTACCAGGTGCTGGTCGACGCGCTCTACGGCGGCCAGAGCGAGCAGTACATCGAAACCCAGGTCAAGTTCGAGGACGGCCGCACCGGCTCGGTCAGCGCCACGCTGCAGATCCGCGACGCCAAGACCTTTGCCCCCGTGAAGGCCGCTGCATGA
- a CDS encoding pseudouridine synthase — MSAAQPPAPRPRPLDPAAPPAAAPKRKTTPPTPPAAPIDPAEARARALAVLARSAAPPPPPAAAREPLPPREGTRLNKRMAELGLCSRREADDWIGQGWVLVDGQVAQMGQPVRDDARIEILPEARQSQGERVTILLHKTMGYVSGQPEDGHPAAVSLVQSRSRWKEDRGPRRFSPAQLKGLAPAGRLDIDSTGLLVLTQDGRVARALIGEDSGVEKEYLVRVVWAPNGPRAPDVVEQDVQSVFPPDRLALLRHGLSLDDQPLKPAQVDWLNPEQLRFVLTEGKKRQIRRMCEAVGLHVVGLKRVRIGRVLLGKLPPGQWRYLQPDEHF; from the coding sequence ATGAGCGCGGCCCAGCCGCCCGCGCCCCGGCCGCGCCCGCTCGACCCCGCGGCGCCGCCCGCCGCGGCCCCGAAACGCAAGACCACACCCCCGACCCCGCCGGCCGCTCCGATCGATCCCGCCGAGGCGCGGGCCCGGGCGCTCGCCGTGCTGGCCCGCTCCGCCGCCCCGCCGCCGCCGCCCGCAGCGGCGCGCGAGCCCCTGCCGCCGCGCGAAGGCACACGCCTGAACAAGCGCATGGCCGAACTGGGCCTGTGCTCGCGCCGCGAAGCCGACGACTGGATCGGCCAGGGCTGGGTGCTGGTGGACGGGCAGGTGGCCCAGATGGGTCAGCCGGTGCGCGACGACGCGCGCATCGAGATCCTGCCCGAGGCGCGCCAATCGCAGGGCGAGCGCGTGACCATCCTGCTGCACAAGACCATGGGCTACGTGAGCGGCCAGCCCGAAGACGGCCACCCCGCCGCGGTCTCGCTGGTGCAGTCGCGCAGCCGCTGGAAGGAAGACCGCGGCCCGCGCCGCTTCTCGCCCGCGCAGCTCAAGGGCCTGGCGCCCGCGGGCCGGCTCGACATCGATTCCACCGGTCTGCTGGTGCTGACCCAGGACGGCCGCGTGGCGCGCGCCCTGATCGGCGAAGACAGCGGTGTGGAAAAGGAATACCTGGTGCGCGTGGTGTGGGCCCCCAACGGCCCGCGCGCGCCCGACGTGGTCGAGCAGGACGTGCAGTCGGTGTTCCCGCCCGATCGCCTGGCCCTGCTGCGCCACGGCCTGTCGCTCGACGACCAGCCGCTCAAGCCCGCGCAGGTCGACTGGCTCAACCCCGAGCAGCTGCGCTTCGTGCTCACCGAGGGCAAGAAGCGCCAGATCCGCCGCATGTGCGAGGCCGTGGGCCTGCACGTGGTGGGCTTGAAGCGCGTGCGCATCGGCCGCGTGCTGCTGGGCAAGCTGCCGCCCGGGCAGTGGCGCTACCTGCAGCCCGACGAGCACTTCTGA
- a CDS encoding Crp/Fnr family transcriptional regulator produces MFPARRGSIRERARRPTVAELDSIPWLPQLSGEARERAIDALEVGMAEAGDTICRFGRPVTLWFGLIDGLLKMSNDDSQGPAITFTGVAPGGWFGEGTVLKHEHYRYNIQALRPSLIAGLPVETFDWLLDHSIGFNRFVMHQLNERLGQFIAAREIDRLNNPDLRVARNLAALFHPLLSPNVGGVLRITQQELAYLVGLSRQRVNEALRTLQSKGWIRIEYGGLRVLDLQALRSGDLG; encoded by the coding sequence ATGTTCCCTGCCCGACGCGGCTCGATCCGCGAACGCGCGCGCCGGCCCACGGTGGCCGAGCTCGACAGCATTCCCTGGTTGCCGCAGCTCTCGGGCGAGGCGCGCGAGCGCGCGATCGATGCGCTCGAGGTGGGCATGGCCGAGGCGGGCGACACCATCTGCCGCTTCGGCCGGCCCGTGACGCTGTGGTTCGGCCTGATCGACGGCCTGCTCAAGATGAGCAACGACGACTCGCAGGGCCCGGCCATCACCTTCACGGGCGTGGCCCCGGGCGGCTGGTTCGGCGAGGGCACGGTGCTCAAGCACGAGCATTACCGCTACAACATCCAGGCCTTGCGGCCGAGCCTGATCGCGGGCCTGCCGGTGGAGACCTTCGACTGGCTGCTCGACCACTCGATCGGCTTCAACCGCTTCGTGATGCACCAGCTCAACGAGCGTCTGGGCCAGTTCATCGCGGCGCGCGAGATCGACCGCCTCAACAACCCCGACCTGCGCGTGGCGCGCAACCTGGCCGCGCTGTTCCATCCGCTGCTCTCACCCAACGTGGGCGGGGTGCTGCGCATCACGCAGCAGGAGCTGGCCTACCTCGTGGGCCTGTCGCGCCAGCGCGTGAACGAGGCGCTGCGCACGCTGCAGTCCAAGGGCTGGATCCGCATCGAGTACGGCGGGCTGCGCGTGCTCGATCTGCAGGCGCTGCGCTCGGGCGATCTGGGGTAG